The DNA region ATTACAAACTTGACAAAGAAAGGCTGAAACTATACCCAAACTTTGTGCTGGTTGAATTAGGAACATGTTCATGGATGGTTCAATTGGACAACTAGAATTGCCTCAAAAGTCTGGGTCAATTTGGGCACCTAATGTAACCTTAATTGATCCATAAGAAAACACTGTAAAGATAGAAATAAAATCTATTTGGTTAGTTAGGGATATTTTTGTCTCTAGTTGTTCACGCGCACTCTTTGTAGACAAAGAAAGCTTTTGATTTGGTTTTGCGGGTGTATCTCTCTCTTCACACTCACTCTCTTTATAATGGTGTTGACTTATGTGGGTTGGTTATTATGACCCATTGTTTAGCCTAAATGACCCACTTATCTTGACTCGAGTAAACTTCCAGCGTGGATCATGAACCATGCATTGACTCAACATGTTTGAGCCCACCCAAATTTAGTTCAACGTTCATATTTAAACACATCTCATGTACAGGATAATACATATTGCATACTGATAGGTAGCAAAAACCGAAAAGCTAGCTCATGTCTGTGGATTTGTGTCTAGGTTATTGTAGCAAACTCTGGAATTATTAACTCCTAACATCTTGATCCATATTCTTGATCCATATCAGATAAGGGCTTGCAGTAACATTCTTCCATTGTAAAtctttttcttatttcttttttgGCAGAGTTCATGGTCCAAAAGGGCTGTAGAAGTTGACAGCCCCCAACCCATGTCACCATGGAATGAATTGGCTGATGATCCCCCTGATAGCACTTGTGCCCAGGTTATCCATTCAAGGCCAGAAGCACTTAGTGCTACCTGGGTGCCTGCATATGCCACCAGAGAGTGCCTCAATGAGAAGGATGAACTGGGTAGGTGTGGCTCTTCCAAGCCCCTTGGGAATAACAAAAACATCTTAGATCAATTTTTCTTTATGCTGTTTACTTTTTGTTGTGTTATTATTTAATCTGTTATATCCATGATGTGGTTCACATCTCAGGAAATGCTAGAATGGGTAAAGATTTGAACATAGGCGCCAGTAATGTTCCAGAGCTTGAAGGCCTAACAGGTAAAGTTAGGGATGGTTTAGCAGCTTCTATGAAGGACAAAGATATGGAATTAGATCCCAAAGATAATGAGAAAATGGGTAGAAACCTAGAGCTCAACAAGGAAACACGGGAAGATGACCTGAAGAGCAAGGATGTTGGTTATATGGGTGACATAACCAACACATGTATGCCTCAAGTAGAAAGTACGGCCAATGAAGTTCCAAACGATCCTTCCAAGATCACAAACATCAAAGAAATTGGCACCTATGACAGTAAAGACATGCCTTCACTTGAACTTAGTTTGAAGCAACTTCGAGATGTTGGAGAGAATGGGACTGGTGTGCAAGAGCGCAATATACTCAGACATTCAGACCTGTCAGCGTTCTCTAGGCATGTGATTCAACTGTCACTAAAACTCAGTAACCTGACTAAAGAAACTACTGTTGCTAATCGATTCTCATCACATACAGGTATAATGCTGGTTCAACTGCTAATCAGGCTCCAACAGGAAACGTGGGCAGCTGTTCACCAGTTaataatagttcagatgttgcaAAAACAGAATCAATGCATAACTTGCGATCTAAGTCAAGCAGTACCCCTAACCAGCGCTCAAATGGGAGTAGTAACAACAATGACATGGGCTCCTCGACCAATAATTTCTTCATCAAACCAGAAACATTAACTGACAAGCCAATTAACAAGCCTGCAGTCAATGCCCATCCCTGTTCCGCATTTCAACTAGTGCAACATGGACATAATTCTTCTCATCAACCTATGGTTCCAGGAAAGCAAGATGCTGCAAAGGCAGCCCTGGCCCAAGCAAGGTCGATGCACCAGAAGGTTCAAGTTCAGCACCACCATCATCACTaccatcaccatcaccaccaTGTGCTTAACTTGCAGCAGCAACAGCAACTGCTTAACACTGATGCTTCGTGTCTGAGAAATGCCGTTGAAGCTGATCCAGATTACGGAACATCTGATATGGTAGGTACTCCTGTTGAAGGAAATGCGGCTAATTATGGAAGTGCATCAGGAAGTAACAATGGAAGCAATGGGCAAAATGGAAGCAGTGGCCAAAATGGGAGCAGCACTGCTGTAGTTGCTGAAGGAACAAATATGGTTGCTGAAAATGAAACTGGTGAAAAATGTGAAATTGGCAGTGGGAGTGGAAGTGCAAGCAGAAGTGGCGATCACTCGGCTCAAAGGGTGGCTGCCTTGATTAAATTCCGGCAAAAGAGGAAGGAGAGGTGCTTTGAGAAGAAGGTAATTTTTATGGGATCATCACTATGGTTGCAATATATAATTGAAGTTCTGCTTAAATCCAACCAAATTCTGTAGTTAGTTGAAATCCCACTTAACCTTCTTTCTATGCCGTTCAGCATATCAattcttttgttttatttttccttttatcaTAGTAtatttttgcgtacaataatttGCACATGAAGTCAATGATGCAACTTTGCCTACTATATCTCATCGATGAAATCTAAAAGTTCTTTGCCGTTCAAACTTGGACTCACAGAATTTAGCTTTTCTTGGTTTTGAAGCTATCGAACTATCAATAGATGGCAGAGGGCAAAACTtatcttaattttctttccatacATTTTAGGTCCGGTACCAGAGTAGAAAGAGACTCGCAGAACAGAGGCCACGCGTACGAGGGCAATTTGTGCGTCAGGATGCAGACAAAAGTAAAAGCAATGATACAAATTCCTGACCCCTACCATTTTAATTGGATGGTTCATGTAAAATGAGTTCAAGAAGCTTAACTTTGATCGTCTAGGTACGGAGGAAGCAGTTTGGTTCTACAGCTAAATTTATTTAGTTGAGGTATTGCTGTCTAGTAATAATTGCTTATTGGAGATCATATTAATTGGGGAGTCCTATGAAGACATCTTTGTTATATATTCGGTTTGAAGATACTTATTTTGAACTTCTAGATGTTGGGATACCCTAATAAATTCTTCAGTATGCTGTGCTTTCTGGTGTGCTTAAAACTGCTTTTCCAAAGTCCCTCGCATTGTTACAATTTCGTACTTATTTTATCCACTAGTTGCATGAGGCTCGTGCTAAGTCCGGGCTCAAACTCATGATCTAAAAATaacaaaatttaattataaaaatataaattatttGTATCACATTTTTCTattgtataattaatttaatttaacagCACATTAATTGTGTCTTATTGGTAATTATTTTTCTTAGTCATAATTGAATAATTTTAAAGaacaaattatttatgaggaagtTTTGAAGGAGAATTAGCAAATACAAAGGGACACAATATTCAATATTCACTAAAGAAGCAAAATTTTGGAGGTTTAAAATAAATAAAgcgtgtgtttggtatggagaagaatatttatcaaaaaatattttttaattttttcatattGGGTTGGTCAAAattatttaaaaacattttctctaggagaAGCAGGAAAATCAAGTTCCACAAATGAAATTTCACATTCATTGTGTTGTCCCCGCCTCCCAATACACCTCATTTTTAGTACGCCGACCCCGTAGCCCCATCCCCACCACCCACCGCAACCCCAACCTCACATTCCATAGTACTTGTTTAAATTATATACAAATAATTTTAagataatattttttgtttacttaccaatacaagaaaataagtaagaacacacttatttttgatgaaaaatagttttaacataataTTTTCCTTCATAAACACATCCAAAGAAAAGAATTGGGGTACTAAGTAGTAAGATCTAATAACTGCTCTGATTGAAATGAAACAATGACTACAAAGTTGCATAAATTTTAGGAAAATAtgtaataacaaataatgtaaaaGGTACTCCCTTGATTCTTTTTTACTTGTCTCTCGTTGACTCAGCACTTCTCTTAAGAAATTATTTATTAGGAGTAAAATATACTAATTacccttattaattatgctttgaaaATTTAAGTTTGATTATTAATACTCTATATAGTTACTTAATGATGAGGGTAATATAGGAAGAATTAATAAAGCTTTCGTGATTTGTTAAAATAAACAAGTAAAAAATACTcccctgtttcaatttatgtgaaccttttacTATTTGGAGAGTCTACGAAATGCTTCTTTGATCAcgtttttcttaaattttttccaaattatttgaattataaagtatcatgacttataatattttttatatagtttctaaatatataaagtaTATTTTTACCAACTTGAAAAATTTATGTCAAAATTTAcagtcaaagttataaagtttgatcTCTCGTATTctgaaaaggttcacataaattaaaacgggaGGAGTATATTTTTAGACATCCaccaaagaaaaaagaaaaaaaaagacatatGATCCAATTAGAGAGGCCCAAGTGGGCATGGCTATGAAAGAAAGCAAAAGTAAGCAGCCACGTGGTGCAGCATCACAGGGCAAAGCataatgtgaggactacaaaaagttccacatttgctcttatatataatagtaatattttATTCTTAAGGAAGTTTGGTTTCTGATATACTCTACGTTTGTCCTAAAAATTCTGAAGGGATCCAGCAGAACAGTACTATAAGCATCTATCCTCTCCAAATTTGCACTTGTTGAAAGGGCAACTACTTTCGGAGGGAAGTCCCAAACTAATAGGACGATTTTGGTTTGTTTTGTTATTATCTTTTTGCTTTTAGAGATTTTTAGTACTACTATTAGAAACATAATAATGTTTCCTTTATGAAGAGGAAGTAAAATCTCTCGAACCTCCCCAAATATTATGTGCTGCTACTGGGGGACAAGGTTTTGTGACTGTTTATTCTTTTCATTTCTGTAGTTTTTTCTTATAGAAGTCTGAGTCACCAACCTAGTAGACAAGTATGCATGTTAATCTCTATGGCCTCCTTTGGAAGGGGAGTCATGGTGTAGTGGTAAAATTTGTTATCGTGTGATCAGAGGTCTCGTGTTCAAGCTGTAGAAACAATCTCTTGCAAAAACCAAAAGCAAACTAAGATTGCCTACAATAGAACCAGTGTAGTTAAATCCTTTTGCTTAACGCGCGTAGCGGGACTTTAGACACCGGATTGCCTtaatttcttatttttctttttctatggAAGGTTAAGATAATTTGAAGACTAACCTCTGACAAAGCTCTCAAAGGATTTGATAGACCACAAGCTGAAAGCCTGCTCCGCAGCTTTGACAGCTCTAAGGGGGAAAATGCCTACAAAAAAAAGTAACAAAATATCAGTTCAATAAAAGGAAAATTTATACTACAGCATAAGACATGCATCCGCAAAGAAGGCGTAAGAAACTTTGGCTATTGTTTATATCTCTCGGCATTTTTTCATCCATACAGCAAATGCAAATGCAATATTTGTCAAGAATAATCTTCTTATTGTTAAGAACCCGGACAGAAATTTTTCAAGGAAGTCTACCAACAAATCCTATTCTCAACGTAGGACAAACTAGCCCAACCACCGCAGGCCCCTCTCCCAaataaaaaccaaaaaaaaaaaaaaaaaaaaaaggaaagaaaaagaagaaaaaatgaaaccACACCCCATGCTCAAGTGATATCAGTAGGTGTATTTCCCATTATAGCTTAGGTGTGTGTTCAATTCTCATTGTGTCTCCTTTCCCTTACTTAACGCTTCGCTATAATAGCAAACAATAACGAAATAAAGTTCTACGCTCCAGAGGACACTACAAGAAAATAGACTTTTAACGACCAGTTCTTAACGGAGGGATACGAATCCGGTCATTAGAAGCATATTTATAACGACATACTTATTTTCCGGTCGTTAAAGTCAATTTTTATTTCAATATTAATGAGGGAATAATATTTGGCCATTAAAAGCATAACATCCGGTCGTTAACACTTAATTAATAAGAAAAAGGGCGCTAACCTTTCCCTCTTAGTTTTTCCCAACACTCCATTAAGACCACCCACACCTCCAACCCCAACAGCAAATAAAAGCAAAATCCCTCATGTATCTCTGTTGTGCTTTCCCCAACCGACCATCCGCAACcctcaaataaaagaaagaaacacCCTTATTTTCTATACAAAATTTACAGTTACTGAGCACGGAGCAACTCCACGAAGAACCACAAACGATTCTGGAATCCTCACTGCGACTAATCTTCCGTTTCCATTGAAGTGGCCTTATGGTTTCGTTCTCCTTCTCATCAAGTTATGTTTTCTGCCAAGTATCTAAACTTCTAGTTGTAACTGTTGTAGAATTGAGAATTCCTTTATTGTTCCAATTATTTCTCTTggtatttattaaatatattggTTTTCTTCTTAGAATTACATATTTGCTTATATAATTACATCCAGCTTTTTAGAGCATTACGATTAATGTGCAGCAGTCGCTTATTTTCTTCCTCTGACTTATTGTGTGCCTTTTTTGATGATATAACTATGGAAAGAGTTAATGGTATTATTTGATTAATATTTTTAGTTAATTAAACTTAATAATTGGGGTTTACCAAAGATGTTTTTGCTCGCAATTTCACTAATAATTTCGCTGTATTTATCCCTTAAAGGGGACAAATCGTTATGGAGTTTGGGGATACTAACACCTTCCTAATATATAGAGGTTCATATTGTTAGTAAAGACGCTACTCAGTATAATATAAATTTGCTTGAATATCTGTGACTTTTAAGGTGTGTCTCTTGATACTTAATGTTATTAGTAAGGTGGCTATTATGTGCCCAATAAATAGTTGTACTGACGGAGGTATCTGAAAGGAGAGGTATGTGATCCCTACTTGGTAAAAGATGAAAGGATTCTTAGATAGAAAAGGAGAAGCTACGATCCAACTTTAATTGCAAAATTTGATCTCTTATATTTAATGCCAAAAAGTCCCTTCCCTTTGTCAAATCCCTTATTGCAGGTAATCGATTAAGATGTTTTGCTGGCCTTGTCAGCAAGTTGCATTCTAGAAAGTCATAGCACCTTCGCTAGGTAATCGGTCAACCTTGCTGTAAAGGAAAATCCCTTGATTCATAAGGTATGAACCATAAATATAGTCCAGCTCagtttatgtacatgtatgtgagTGTTAATGTGGTTTATCTTCCGTGATTGAACTCCTAATTGTTTTTCATCTGTGCTCGCCATTTAATTTTTGACGCTAGAATTGTGGTTCAGATGATCCACGAAAATGTAAAAATGTTTAATCCCCACAAATGCACCACCTTTATTTCTATTAATATCAGAGTTGTCTACGTCAATTTATAATCTAATGGTGGAACCATACGTTTTTACTTTGAAGAGTTTTCTTTAAGTTTTTGGATAACAATGGTTTGGTGCATTTTCTCTTCAATTAGACAATACTCAAGTTTGCTATTCCCTTATCGTGGTAAAATAAGGCATTTTCAATTTTCACTATATATGCAGTACACTAAGATATCATCTTTTGTTAACATAGAAATGCTTATACGTGGAAAATGTTAACTTTGATTGGGCGCCGACACGTTTTATCAGTTGGTGGCAGCATTCAGAAAATCTTGCCACCTACGAGCAGCAGGATTCTCTTAAAAGTCTGCATTTCAATGTTGGACAGGATTCATGACAAAGAGGGGAAATCAAGTTTGTCAACCAAAGGTACTTTTTGCTGAGAATGGCTCTTATTATTCTTGTCTATGCAGGACCTTTTCTGAGGTCTATTGCTTCGGTAATGGCTCATCTTAGAGTATTGGAATTGCCATTTCTAAAATGTTTTGTGAGATTCTAGTGTTTGGGTTTATTCTAACCAAAAGCGGGTTCATGTCGTGTTTTTCTGTTTTCTTTTGGTACATCTAGTCGCTCTCACCTTATGACTCAGAGTCCCACGTTGTTGACATTGATAATTTTGACGATGAACTTGAGGAAGCTAACACCACTCCTGTGAGTTACTTCTTCACAAAGTCTTTATGCTCTTGGATATATACTTTCTGATTGTATATCATGTTAATTCTCTATTTTCCAATGACATTTAGCTGAATTAAAAGCTAACAATGAACATCAAGAAATTTTAGTGGAGTTTTTTTGCTTTGCGTTTACCGTGAATTTCTTAGGATTCAACTTCTGGATTCCATCTTCTTGATCTCCGAAATATCTTGTTAGTTGGCTCAGATTTGGGTTTAGAGGGACAATTATTTAATCATTTATTTATTCTTTCTGCAGTTTTGGAGAGGGGGTTTGGCATATACAAGGTATTCAATTATGTGAAGAATATGTAACTAAATGACAATGGTACTTGTCTCCCATATAACCTATCAAGTAAGCAAAAACTGTCAAATGACTTAATATAATCTTTCTTAAATCAAGCTTTATCAAAAGCAAAACTTGAATAGCTCATTCTTCATTCACATTGGTGCTAAACTAGCTTAATGGCCCATTATTAAGTCAGTCTCCTTGCCACAATTAAATGTACCTTTTTTTGTGTGATGGCCCAGCTGCTAAAAGCATTCAGTTTTGGACAGCACCTCTTAAATAACAGAGCAATCATTTATATTTTTTCAAATCTGAAACATTTGTTGTGGTTTGATTCTATTGTACTTGGGGCTGCTGGAAGCTTAGCCTTGTTTAGGACCTGTTTCTTTTTGTTTGTCTAAGCAAACAATTTTATTTGCCTAACATTAGTTTTAGACTAGTCAAACAATGCAGAGACTAGCTGATAATGAATTAATCCTACCTTGAAAAAGCTAGTAGAAAAGTCCATTTCTCCAACACCAATTTACTATCAGTTTGTGAGTTTCTAAACTTCAAGAGATTCGTTGAGATTTTCTATCATTTGTATTCATTGTTAAACTTGCAAATAATACCTGTATTAGTTTGTTTATCATGTGCTTTAGCTTGAGGAATTCCTTGCTTTATTTTTTCCAAACATATAGGTTAAAAGTATAATGTGAGGAATTAAGAGATCATTTAGGTCCCGACTCTTTTCTGTTAGCATCTTCTTGGTGTCAATGATGTGGAATACAACATAATTAAATTTTTAATATTCCATTTCCCTATACAACTTAAAACCGTTAAAAGCTTAATTCGATCTAGCTTTGTCTAAATTATAGTAATCATTTGCTCCTCGTGTCTCTTGATTCAGCTTAATTCGATCTAGCTTTGTCTAAATTATAGTAATCATTTGCTCCTCGTGTCTCTTGATTCACTTTCTATTCCCGAAAAGTCGAAAACTAAGTGATAAAGGTTTTGTGAAATCTTCTAAGATGTTAATTGGTAAAAGGATTGGTGTTGGTTGAATATATTTTCCTCACTTTCTATTAATGTTCTATTTTTTTCTGTAGGATCTTATAAGCACACCCTCTATGTGTTCCTGGAGTTTGCGCTACTGTTTGTGATTGGACTAATGTATGCATATTTGACTGTCAATTACCTTTATGGTTCCTATCTACACTGGCGGAGCCACATATAGTTGAGCTTTGTCGGAAAATTACATTGTGTAGCtagataaaaaaattatttttatgtatatatattacatattgaCACTTCTTGGCTTCTTCGTgaatttacttctttatattttaacaccccttagtgaaaattctggctccgccactgcctaTCTACATAGGATTTACCTGTAAGTTCTTTGATCATTGCTTTTGGTAATACTATGTTTTTAGTTTCATTTACTCAGATAGCTGCATATGTTCTTGTTTTGATAAAAGGGAGAAGCATGGAAAATGCAGTTACTGGGTGTAGCTTGTTTGTCACTTGCCTGCTAAAATGGAGGCGATTGAAGTTAGTGTAAAACTACAGGCAAATGCGTGTTCATCTTGCTGGTTCTTTTTAGGGGCTGTTTGAAGTTCAAATTTGTAAATGCTACAGTGGAATTAGGAGCCGAAGAAATAATTTCACATAATCAGAAGATATATGTTATTTTAGCATTGGGATACTTTATTTCTTTTGTAATTAACTATGAAATTCTATATAATAATtgattattttgtttattttcgGATTACATGTTAGCTTGTATATTTATGTTGTTGTAGAGGAAAGGAAATTCTAGTCACAAAATGAAGCTAGTAATGACCAGATCTTTAATTGTCATTGAAAGAGTATATTTTGTTGCTAAAAAGTGTTGCAACGACCGGAGTACCTGTCGTTAGGAAAGGTTATTAACGACTGGATTTGTTGCCGTCACTAAAGGATATTTACGACCGGATTACAAATCCGATCATCCACTTTTAACGACAGAGCTTTTAGTGACCGGCAGCGACCGGATTTTTTCCCGTCGTAAATGAGTAATAGCGACTGGAAAAGCACTTTCAACGACCAAATTTCCCCTCGCTAAAAGCCTATTTTCTTGTAGTGGGAAGTTACCTCACTTGGATTTTTCATTTTatcgtcttttttttttctcataaagAGAAAAAAGTTGTGAAGAGGGGGTTGATTCGGAGAATACTTGGTTAAGATATCCCATGCATGCAGGTAATCCAAACAACAGATGCAACCAAAACGAACGTGAcctattttaaatagcacatGCTTAATTGAAACTATCATTGTTTACTTTCACATTTCACGTGGTAAAAGGAACCCTAATTGAACTCTTCCCTGAACGTAGATTGACATATACTTGTTTCGTTACGTAGTAACAAAATATTCTCTCCCCTTTATTTACTgtgttcatttttatttttaaaagttgGTTGTTGACGACGATTTAATATTTTGGATCATAGGATCGAAAGTCCGATTTGTAGGtgttatatgtataaatattttcaCAAAATCAATGACCAGATCCTAATAAAAAAATAAGATAATTAACCAACAGGCTGTTGTGCTTTCTCTTTTCGTATGAAACCTGTGCTACACAAACGAACTTAGGTAAATTAATGAGTACGTACCTTCTCTATACATAAAGTACCCCTTCATCTATCAAGCCTTCCGATCCGATTCAGGTCATAGCATTAATTTCGAATATGAATTCAATCCAATATTCTATGGACAGAGATCACACTAAGACGCCCTGCATAACATAGTAATTAATAAGAAGTAGCATCACATACTTGAATAATGATGACAACAGCAAGGCAGTAAGTGAATGAATATGAATTCACGCTTATTCTCTGTTCAATTTCACTAAAAAGAACAGCATGATTTCTTTTTATAACGGCGGTATAAAAGATAATTTGTCCACCTCAACTATTTCTTTGAGTACCTTCCGACAATGCAAGTAATGAGTAACTCTTATAATCACCAAAGTTTAGCCATGTGAGAAAAAAATTCCTGACGTTGATGGATTAAGAAACACACCATTATATTCTGGCTTTTCTCCATGTAAGATAATTTATCAGTGAAGTAAAACCCCATTTGTATATTTAAACAAATGGGGCAATTAAGGGGGAGTTCTTCTATGCATttgaattttttcctttttttctcaaGAAATGTGTAATGAGTTAAGGATTTACTTGGTCAAGATCTAAGCTATATATATCAAACAAACGTGTCCATAAGAATAGGGGAGCATAAGTAGTATCACATGACGAACCATATCACCTAATTTTTAGGGAAGAAATAATATCACATGGCAAAATTGTAACCTCATTTGGACAATCTAGAAGCTGCCATTCGAAACACACTGATAGAGCATTATTTTAAATCCATTCAATTTGAATTGATATTTTGTCCATCACAATTGATGCGGAGAGACGTCTAAAATAATTAGTCTTGGACTTAAAATAAATACCAATCAAACTAAAGGTATATTAAGCATAAGAGTTTTTGTTCTTGAACATTATTGCATTGTGATTGGGTTATTATTAAAAACACAGGACTACCTACTAAGTGGGAACACgatgtcactactaaaaaaacagggaAAATCGACCAAAAATTTTCGACCACACTTTTTGGTCAAAATATAATCGACCATATGAGGTCGaaattttcaaaatttaattttttttttttagatttcgACCTCACGCGGTCGATAtttaaacataaaataaaatttcgaccacatgagATCGAAACCttttttttcacaaataataaactgattttttttaataaaaaaataaattatataaataaaataattaattaaaaaaaaaaaaacatatttccaCCGCACGCGGTCAAAATAATAAACTTGAAAATTTAATATATACTCCCCCAACTTCAATCGTCTTCCCCTCCCAAATATTTTATACCAAAACTAAACCTAATTTCCCATCACTCCCACCCCTAGCCCGCCGCCGACGCCCATCCCCGCCCCGCCCATCCCCGCCGCCGACGCCCCTTCCCCACCACTGTCTGTCCTCCCTCGCCGCCCTTGCTGTCCGCCGCCACTAAAGGTAAGTAATTTTGTTGCCATTTTGTTTTTTCAAATGGATGCACCAAACTTCTCCTTGGCTTGATCTTAACCTAAATACATGTAAATATAGGCCCTGCAGAGTAGTTCACTTCCCACCTTGCTCACAATCTCACCCATAACTACATTTTTAGTGAAGGTTGAAGTTTAAAAATAGAGTTGGAATAGATAGTGCACAAAAATTGGTCAGAATtaggggtgtgtttggtacgatgATAATATATTCTtcgaaaaatactttttaaagaTGACTTATTCATTTTGAGCTGTTGTTGATATAATTACTCTCTGTGTTTATTTACTTATTTACTTTGCTTTTGTGGAAATTTTCAGGCACATTACATAAAGCAAAAACCAATTTGTTGGTACTAAAAATCTACCAGATATTTCAAATTAACAAAGGAGGGTACTTCAAGAAAGTTTCAAGCTTCAACAAGAACAAAAAGTACTGGTTTTAGGTATATAGTCTTAAGTAATCACTAATTATGTCATGCATTATATAGTTTTCAGTGGTCCAAAATATGAACATGCTCTAGATTGACCGCAAGGGCATTCCTTGCCTATGGAAATTAATGCTTCCTTTTGAAAATGAATAATGGTGTATAGTTTGAAAATTTTGGTCGACTGTTTGGAATTTAGAGTGGTGAAGCTAGTTAACAGTTAATCTTCTCCTCCTTTTTTTAATTTCCACACTATTATGTGTGTTACCTCTTAGTTAATGTGTTGGACTAAGCTTGATTCTTAATCATG from Lycium barbarum isolate Lr01 chromosome 10, ASM1917538v2, whole genome shotgun sequence includes:
- the LOC132615416 gene encoding two-component response regulator-like PRR37 isoform X2, with the translated sequence MRGVRMDSNGPPTKRLVELNRHSIQDGQNGVRDGITGEGQGLSEEDESRINEDVEGGNETQRDLVQVQAVLQTQQQQPPGPLVRWDRFLPIRSLKVLLVENDDSTRHVVSALLRNCSYEVIAVGYALEAWRILEDLTNHVDLVLTEVAMPYLSGIGLLSKIMNHKTRKNVPVIMMSANDSMGIVFKCLSKGAVDFLVKPIRKNELKNLWQHVWRKCHSSSGSGSESGIQTQKSTKSKSVEKSENSSDSNDKAENGSFDLDDRDGSDNGSGTQSSWSKRAVEVDSPQPMSPWNELADDPPDSTCAQVIHSRPEALSATWVPAYATRECLNEKDELGNARMGKDLNIGASNVPELEGLTGKVRDGLAASMKDKDMELDPKDNEKMGRNLELNKETREDDLKSKDVGYMGDITNTCMPQVESTANEVPNDPSKITNIKEIGTYDSKDMPSLELSLKQLRDVGENGTGVQERNILRHSDLSAFSRYNAGSTANQAPTGNVGSCSPVNNSSDVAKTESMHNLRSKSSSTPNQRSNGSSNNNDMGSSTNNFFIKPETLTDKPINKPAVNAHPCSAFQLVQHGHNSSHQPMVPGKQDAAKAALAQARSMHQKVQVQHHHHHYHHHHHHVLNLQQQQQLLNTDASCLRNAVEADPDYGTSDMVGTPVEGNAANYGSASGSNNGSNGQNGSSGQNGSSTAVVAEGTNMVAENETGEKCEIGSGSGSASRSGDHSAQRVAALIKFRQKRKERCFEKKVRYQSRKRLAEQRPRVRGQFVRQDADKSKSNDTNS
- the LOC132615416 gene encoding two-component response regulator-like PRR37 isoform X1, with amino-acid sequence MRGVRMDSNGPPTKRLVELNRHSIQDGQNGVRDGITGEGQGLSEEDESRINEDVEGGNETQRDLVQVQAVLQTQQQQPPGPLVRWDRFLPIRSLKVLLVENDDSTRHVVSALLRNCSYEVIAVGYALEAWRILEDLTNHVDLVLTEVAMPYLSGIGLLSKIMNHKTRKNVPVIMMSANDSMGIVFKCLSKGAVDFLVKPIRKNELKNLWQHVWRKCHSSSGSGSESGIQTQKSTKSKSVEKSENSSDSNDKAENGSFDLDDRDGSDNGSGTQVNGSGTQSSWSKRAVEVDSPQPMSPWNELADDPPDSTCAQVIHSRPEALSATWVPAYATRECLNEKDELGNARMGKDLNIGASNVPELEGLTGKVRDGLAASMKDKDMELDPKDNEKMGRNLELNKETREDDLKSKDVGYMGDITNTCMPQVESTANEVPNDPSKITNIKEIGTYDSKDMPSLELSLKQLRDVGENGTGVQERNILRHSDLSAFSRYNAGSTANQAPTGNVGSCSPVNNSSDVAKTESMHNLRSKSSSTPNQRSNGSSNNNDMGSSTNNFFIKPETLTDKPINKPAVNAHPCSAFQLVQHGHNSSHQPMVPGKQDAAKAALAQARSMHQKVQVQHHHHHYHHHHHHVLNLQQQQQLLNTDASCLRNAVEADPDYGTSDMVGTPVEGNAANYGSASGSNNGSNGQNGSSGQNGSSTAVVAEGTNMVAENETGEKCEIGSGSGSASRSGDHSAQRVAALIKFRQKRKERCFEKKVRYQSRKRLAEQRPRVRGQFVRQDADKSKSNDTNS